Within the Candidatus Flexicrinis proximus genome, the region GGGCTGACGTTTCCGCTGCTGCTGGACACCGAAGGAACAGCGGCACGCGATTACCGCTTGCGCGGCCAGCCCACGACCGTTATCGTAGCGCCCGACGGCGTGATCCACGCGATTCTGTATGGACCGGTGGACGCGGCGTCGATGGAGCAGACCATCACATCCCTGTTGAACCCGTCAACCGAGAGGACCGCGCCGTGACCTGGAAAGTACGCTCGAATCTGTGGCTGTTGAGCATTTCACGCCACTGGATGCGCGGAGTCCTCGTGTTTTGGCTGATCTTCGGCGGCCTGCCGTGGGCCGCGCCCGTGCTGATGGAACTGGGGGCGACCGGTCCGGCCAGCGTGATTTACCGGATGTATACGCCGATGTGCCACCGGTTCCCGTTCCGCTCATTCTTCCTGTTTGGCGAACAGGGCGCATACCCGCTGGCGGCGGCGGAAACCGGCTACAAACCGTTTGAGGCGTACGCCGGGGTGTCTCACATCCCTCAGGAGATGCGCGCCTATCGACTGCCACAGCCGCCGTTCGCAGTGCGGACGCTGCCGGAATTCGCGGCGGCCTATCCGCGCACGTCGCGCGATGCGGCGAGCGAGTCGGCGACCGTTCCGATCGAGATTCCGGCGGACCTGGCGAGGAGCGATCCGGTCAATTTCGCGCGGGTGCAACTGGTCTCGTCGACGTTTGTCGGGAACGAATTGATGGGCTATAAGACGGCGGTGTGCGAGCGCGACCTATCGATTTACATCGGGCTGGGACTGAGCGCGGCGATTTTCGCGATCCCGGCCGTGCGGCGGAAACTGCGCCCGCTGCCGATCTGGCTGTACCTGTTTATCGGGCTGGGGCCGATCGGGCTGGATGGCGTCAGCCAACTGCTCAGTTATGCGCCGTAGCCGCGGGGTTCTTGCGGGAGAGTTAGCCGTAGAGTAATGTGAGATATGGATAAAGCGCGCAGAGGCTATGCCTCCGCACCTCCACCAAGGGGCTTACGCCCTCTGGACTCCCTCAGAGCCTATGGCTTCGCAAGTGAAGCCATAGGCAAATGAAGGGTGTAGGGATGCAAATCCCTGATGGGGTTTCACGTGAAACCCCAATTCATTCGTGGGTCACGGTAAAGTACAGGCGCAGGGCGCTGCCGCAGCCTTAGCCTGAAACTCTCTGAGCGGAAAACAAAAGAGCCGGAGGAGATTGACTCCCCCGGCTCTCTTGTTGTTGAGTTGGGACTTTAGGACTCGCCGCCGCCGCCCTGGGTCGGGGTGAACCCGATGGGGGTACGCGAAGGCGTGTTCGTGCTTGGCGGTGTGTTAGTCCGAGTCACCGTCGGCAGGAAGGTATTGGTCCTCGACGGCGTGTTGCTCGGGATGGTGTTGGATGCCGTAAGGGTCGGCTGCGGCGGATCGGTCGGACGGCGGGTATTGGTCGTGGTCGGCGACGGCAGAGTTACCTGCAGCGCGCCGGTCGGCTGGGTGCCCGGCCCACCGGTGCCATCGGTGCAGCCCGCGGCCCAGCCGATGAAGAAGCGGCTGCTGGCGAAGTGCGCCTGGATGACGCCGAACTGGGTCAGACGGCCGGCAAAGCCGTCAAAGTCGAGGAAGACGTAGTTATTGCCTGGAAGCAGCACGGCATTGATATTCCAGGTGCCTTCGGCCGAGGCGCTCGATGTGGCGACGTCGAAAGGCAGGGTCGAGCGGGTGTTGCCGGTGGCGTCCTGCCCGGCCGCTGAAGAGGTCCACACTTCGATGGAGAGCGGGTCGGTGGTGTTGTTGCCGCCGACGGTTACGCGTCTGAGGAAGTAGGTGCCGGCGGTTCGCCCGATATCGGGATGGGTCGGGTCCGGCCAGACTAACTGGAAGCCGAGCAGGTAGACGGGCAGCGTCCCGGTGTTGACGAGGTTCATCCGCGCCGAACCGTCGAACGAGTCGAAGATCACCTGGTTCTGGAGCTGAATGTTGCTGAGCGCGTCGCAGCTTGGGGTCGGCGAAGGAGACGGCCCAACCGTCGGAACGGTGGTCGGGGTGGTCTCGGGCACTGGCGGGGCGGTAAGCAGGATGATACAGGGCGCACCGGCGGGATTAGAGAACTCGAACTCCGCGCTGAAGTCAAAGAGCGTGAAGGAGGTCATCAGGCTGGACGGCCCGTTGACGAATAACGCACTCCAGACCGCGCTGGTGGTGACGAAGCGGAAGGACGAGGGCTCGTTGGACGGGTTACCGTCGTAGAATTCGCCGTCTGTGCGCGTGTCCACCAGGGTCTGAGGGGGCGATGCAGGCGCGGTTCCCTGCCAGTGGACGTTAGCGTCCAGCGAGAAGGCCTGCGCGTACATCAGCGGGAAACCTGGTTTCGAGTTCCAGGCGAGCCGGACACGGCTCAGTTCAGTGGGTTCGACGTTGGTATTCTGGACGGTCATGAACATCTGCGAGCCGATAAACGGATTGTCGGACCAGATCACCTGGATGTTGTCGCAGCTGAAGGTCGGCGGCGTGTTGGTCGGGGTGCGGGTGAAGGTCGCAGTGGCGGTGCTGGTGTTGGTCGGCGAGAGGGAAGGACTCGGCGTCCAGGTCGGGAGGATGTCTTCCGGGTCCGGCTGACCGGGCGGGATGCTGCGCTGGAAGGCGCCGACGGCTTTCGGAGCGCGGAACGACTCGTTGACCGAAGAACGACGAGACTGCAGGCTGACATACTGCGCCAGGTTCAGCGGCGTGATGAGCGGGTGGTTGAACTTGATGAAGACCGAGACGCGATCGCCCGGGCCGCCGACATCGAACCAGCGGTGACCGGCGTTTTCGAGGGCGTCAAGACGCGGGCCGCTCGGGCCTTCTGCCGGGATCTCGTTGAGCATACAGAACGGCTCAGGATAATCGAAGGTGTTGCCGCCGGCCGCCGCAGCGTCTCCGCTGTTACGGATGGTGGCAAAGCGGGCGTCAACATCCGACGCGGCGGTGCCGTCAAGCAGCGGACGGGTGCTGCAGACCTCGACCGAAATCCAGCCGGGGCTGGTCGAATTCTCGGCACTCTTATAGGGGCGAGTCCAATAGCCTTTGAAGAAATCGAAAGCCTGGGCCGGCGTGATGCTGTCGTAGGCCTGATCGACGCGCGACTCGTAGACGGCGATGGTCCGCGAGGCATCGCGCACCGCGGCGATGACCGTGAACACGCGCAGGATGTCCTTACGGAGCTGCAGGTGGTCTTCGCTCGTGGGGTCGCAATCGGTGCCGTCGTAGACTGTGGCGAAAAAGCCTTCAGTCCCGTCGTAGTACTCGACGCCGGTTACGACATCGGTAGCCTTGGTGCCGCGCAGGTCACCGTCCGAGCAGGCCACGACTGCATCCAAAACGCGGAGGTCGATCGGCTGAGCATCGGGGGTGACGTCGAAGATCTCATAGTTGATCGCGCCGATGCTTGCGGCACGGGCGCCGGCACGGGCCGCGCTCTGCAGCACGATCCAGGTCTGGAACAGGCGGGCAAACTCGATGATGCCGAACACGAGCAAGAGCAGGATCGGCAGCGTGAGCGCGAACTCCGCGAGGGCCTGTCCACGCCGGCGGGGCGTGTCCATGCTGGGTTGAATGGGGTTAGGATGGGACATACTCGTCTCCTCTTTCAGACGCGCTTAACATCACGGCGCGAGCCGGGTAAACATACGCGATGCGATGTCGTCAAACACCAGCTGCAAACGCCCCTGATCCGGTGCGTTGTAGTAATTACCGCAGTCCTGCCGGGGCGGCAGCGGACGAATCATCGTCCCTGTACCGCCGTCCTGCGTGGAGTAGCTGTTACCGCGCAGCGCCACGTCGTCGCCGGTATAGTCGCCTGAGTCGATCGTCTGGTCTT harbors:
- a CDS encoding DUF2085 domain-containing protein encodes the protein MTWKVRSNLWLLSISRHWMRGVLVFWLIFGGLPWAAPVLMELGATGPASVIYRMYTPMCHRFPFRSFFLFGEQGAYPLAAAETGYKPFEAYAGVSHIPQEMRAYRLPQPPFAVRTLPEFAAAYPRTSRDAASESATVPIEIPADLARSDPVNFARVQLVSSTFVGNELMGYKTAVCERDLSIYIGLGLSAAIFAIPAVRRKLRPLPIWLYLFIGLGPIGLDGVSQLLSYAP
- a CDS encoding pilus assembly protein, whose product is MSHPNPIQPSMDTPRRRGQALAEFALTLPILLLLVFGIIEFARLFQTWIVLQSAARAGARAASIGAINYEIFDVTPDAQPIDLRVLDAVVACSDGDLRGTKATDVVTGVEYYDGTEGFFATVYDGTDCDPTSEDHLQLRKDILRVFTVIAAVRDASRTIAVYESRVDQAYDSITPAQAFDFFKGYWTRPYKSAENSTSPGWISVEVCSTRPLLDGTAASDVDARFATIRNSGDAAAAGGNTFDYPEPFCMLNEIPAEGPSGPRLDALENAGHRWFDVGGPGDRVSVFIKFNHPLITPLNLAQYVSLQSRRSSVNESFRAPKAVGAFQRSIPPGQPDPEDILPTWTPSPSLSPTNTSTATATFTRTPTNTPPTFSCDNIQVIWSDNPFIGSQMFMTVQNTNVEPTELSRVRLAWNSKPGFPLMYAQAFSLDANVHWQGTAPASPPQTLVDTRTDGEFYDGNPSNEPSSFRFVTTSAVWSALFVNGPSSLMTSFTLFDFSAEFEFSNPAGAPCIILLTAPPVPETTPTTVPTVGPSPSPTPSCDALSNIQLQNQVIFDSFDGSARMNLVNTGTLPVYLLGFQLVWPDPTHPDIGRTAGTYFLRRVTVGGNNTTDPLSIEVWTSSAAGQDATGNTRSTLPFDVATSSASAEGTWNINAVLLPGNNYVFLDFDGFAGRLTQFGVIQAHFASSRFFIGWAAGCTDGTGGPGTQPTGALQVTLPSPTTTNTRRPTDPPQPTLTASNTIPSNTPSRTNTFLPTVTRTNTPPSTNTPSRTPIGFTPTQGGGGES